CTAAGAGTAATGAGCCAAGTGCTGGAACGAGAAACAACGCCACCAAGAAGAGTGGTATAAAATAGTTGGAGGCCAACAGTATTTCAGCGGGCTCCTGAGTTCCGCAAGTGTTTTCCATGGCTAAAAGTCTCGCCGCGAAGAAGCTAACAAAAGCCATCTCCGCTATCCAGACGCAAAGCCAAAGCCTCGTAGACTTGCGGCGTTCCGCCGCTTGTTGGACATGGTGCTCAAGCCACAGCCTTGCCGTGGTCCGTTCTCTTTCTGCCTGCTCGGCTTTGTCGTAGTCCACGTCGATATTTAACTTCCGTTTGCCCGGTCACAAGGTTTCGGCATCGCGACTTTTCCCGAAAAGATACTTATCACTTAACTACCGCCTTTTCGAGGTACTCGCGAGCGGATTCGAAAATCGCCCTCAAAGAGTCGGATAACTGTTGGCGCAGTTCGGCAATCAACGCTACATTTAGAGTTAAGCCTTGCCAAGTTGACTCCGCTCTGGGAAGCGGCGGGTCAACGCCAATTATCCTCGGAGGCTGTATGGCCCAATTTCTGGGTGGACTGCCCCGGTGGGAGAGAATGTCGCGCATGTTCTTCACGGCCTTATAGGCTTTGCTCTTTTGCACCGTCTTGAGAACCGACGTGACCTTGTGGTCGCGAATCTGACTTGAAAGTCTGCCGACAATTGCGTCTGGCGGGGGCACCTTCTTCTCGTCAAGGTTAAACTCTATTTTGTTAGGGCTTACGAGTGAGAGCGCCGCGTATACGCCGAAGAATGTGCATTCTATCACCGATAGGCCATTCGTGAAAAACGAGAACAGGGCGGTCTCTTCGAGATTTCGCTGCTCAGCGGACGGCATGGTTAGCGGGTAGAGCCTTTCGAACTCTCTTGCCGCCACGTCAAGACCGCTCCATCGGTACACGATGCTGTTTGATGCCGCAGTAAACTGCCTCCAAACCGGTGAAGGTTGCTGATTGTTCGCGTTGCGATGCGCCATGTCTAATCCATCGCACACGGAAACGATAGCATCGTAATCGTCAGACGGAAAATCCGCTGGCATCTGAATAGATGGCATGCGAAGAAGTTCGCGACTGCCTGTTCGCACGCCCTTGCCTTCTCGGAGCGAAGGGTTTCTGGCACCTCATGCAAACTAACCCACCCAATGGCTATGAAAAAGAAGGCTCGGAAGGTCGCTCACATCGTCCAAGTCGAGGGTTACGATGACCCGCTTGGCATTGGCGGTCGGTTTGTAACGACCCAAGAGCGACAGTCCGGGACCGGCTCCATCGACCGCGTGACTATCAAGGGCGAAGAGTTCTGGCGCGCCCGGTACTGGATGGATGACGCCAAAGGCGTGCGAGTGCGAAAGGCGCTCTATGCGAAGTCGGAATCAAAGGTTCTGCAAAAGCTTTCGAACCTTCGGAAGACTCCGACTGCGAGTCGCGATGCGAAGAAGCTCACTCTGGAGCAGTACCTCACGCATCACTTCCTCCCCGGCATCGAGCAGCAGGTTCGGCTCAACACGTTTTCGACGTATGACCGCGCCTGCCGGAATCACATCATTCCTCGTATCGGTAAGGCACGGCTCGTGTCATTTACACCATCGAACGCGAACGCATGGACCGCCGAGTTAGCAGCGGACGAGACTGGCGCTCGTGCGACGCAGCAGGCCTTCATGGTTCTCAAGCGCGCGCTCGGGTACGCGGTCACGCCGTTAGGCCTCCTCGAACGCAATCCGCTCAGTGAAATGCACGCTCCGAGGGCCGACAAGAAGACGCAGCACATCCTCGGCTTGGATGAAGTCGGGAAGCTACTCAAAGCGGCGCAGCAGACGGACTGGTACGTTTTGATTCTGCTCGCGATTGCAACGTCGATGCGTCAAGGTGAACTGTTCGGTCTGCAGTGGAAGCATGTCAAACTTCCCGAGGGGTATCTCCGCGTCGTCGAGAGTCTGCTCATCGGACGCCAAGGCGAGCCGTATCTTGCGGCACCCAAGACTGAGGCTTCGAAGCGACGGGTTGAACTGTCGCCCATGCTCGTGCAAGTTCTCACCGACCACAAGGCGCGACAGACCGACAACCCGCTCGGTCTCGTGTTTCCGGCGGCTAAGGGCGGCTTCATCCGCAAGGATAACTTCCGGCGCGACGTATGGGTCCCGCTCCTTGAAGCGGCCGAATTGCCAAGCGTTACCTTTCACAGTCTAAGGCACGCCGGGAACTCGCTGCTCGTCTCTCGCGCCGGGGTCTCACTGAAGGTCGCTCAGGAGCGTCTCGGCCATGAAACCAGAGGCGTCACGTTCGACGTGTACACCCACCTCGAACCGGGCGAATCCAAGCGCGCAGCGGCTCAAATGGACAAGCTCCTAAACCGCTCAGGTGGGCTAGTAACGGGGTTAGTAAGCTCTTCGAAGGGCTCGAAGCCGAGGCCTAAGGCAAAGAAAAAAGACTGAAGCTATCAGTCTTTTTCTCTGGTGGGCCATCCTGGGTTCGAACCAGGGACCTCATGCTTATCAAGCATGCGCTCTAACCAACTGAGCTAATGGCCCTCGGGGAAGCTCCTGTATAAGACGCGCGCGCGGCCGTCTCCTACCGGACGGCGTCGGAGGCGGCGCACGGCGGGCGCGGAAGCGATTCGAATGCGGAAAATGTCGGGTGTCTGGCTGCTGCGCGCGACGGTCGTGCTCTCGTTGCTCTCGGGAGAAGCTTGCGCCGGCGATCCCGGGCTGTCCCCGCCTGCAGCAGCGTCCGCCGACAGTCCGAGGACGGCAACGAGCGGCGAACATTCGATGTGGTTGTGGCCGGGCAGCAGCTATCCGCCGGCAGCCTCGGTGATGGCGTGGTGCACGGCCAACGGCGTCAGCAACGTCTTTCTGTACGCGTACGCACGCGACGGCCGACTGCAACACTCGCGCGAGCTGCAAAGCTACGCCAAGGCCGCGCCGCCGGCCGGCGTCACGCTGTACGCCTTGAACGGCGACACGAGCTGGATCGAACACCCGAACAAAGCCGTCGCGTGGGAAAACGCCGTCAACAAAAGCGGCTTGTTCTCCGGTATTCATATGGACACCGAGCCGAATCAAGTCTCCGGCTGGAAGGCGTACGACAAGCCCGGCGCGGTGCAATCCGACACGCCGATCATCAAACACTTCTACACCATGCTGCACGCGGTGCGCGCCAACAGTCCGTCGACGCACATCGAGGTGGACGTGCAGTTTGCCGACACCGATTATACCAAGGCGCTCGGCTTTCCGACCGATGGTTACAACAGCTTCGGCGAAGCGCTGGTCGCCGACACCGATGAGCTGACCGTCATGTCGTATCGCACGGCATTGAACGGCAACAACGGCTTGCTCCAGATTTCGGCGCCAATGCTTGCACTGGCCACCGCGCACGACAAACCGATACGGTTGGCGATCGAAACGACCAAAGACCCGGCCGATCCGCAAGACTCGTTCTGG
This genomic window from Candidatus Tumulicola sp. contains:
- a CDS encoding tyrosine-type recombinase/integrase, whose amino-acid sequence is MKKKARKVAHIVQVEGYDDPLGIGGRFVTTQERQSGTGSIDRVTIKGEEFWRARYWMDDAKGVRVRKALYAKSESKVLQKLSNLRKTPTASRDAKKLTLEQYLTHHFLPGIEQQVRLNTFSTYDRACRNHIIPRIGKARLVSFTPSNANAWTAELAADETGARATQQAFMVLKRALGYAVTPLGLLERNPLSEMHAPRADKKTQHILGLDEVGKLLKAAQQTDWYVLILLAIATSMRQGELFGLQWKHVKLPEGYLRVVESLLIGRQGEPYLAAPKTEASKRRVELSPMLVQVLTDHKARQTDNPLGLVFPAAKGGFIRKDNFRRDVWVPLLEAAELPSVTFHSLRHAGNSLLVSRAGVSLKVAQERLGHETRGVTFDVYTHLEPGESKRAAAQMDKLLNRSGGLVTGLVSSSKGSKPRPKAKKKD